Within Dysgonomonas sp. HDW5A, the genomic segment TGCTTATTATAATCCTACAACTAACGAAATATGTTTCCCTGCAGGTATTTTACAACCTCCATTCTTCTATATGGATGCTGATGATGCAGTGAACTATGGGGCAATAGGTGTGGTTATTGGTCATGAAATGACTCACGGTTTTGATGACCAAGGTCGTAAATATGACAAAGATGGTAATATGACCGATTGGTGGACTCCCCAGGATGCAACTAACTTTGTAGAAAGAGCGAAACTGTTGGCAGATCACTTCAATAATATTATAGTATTGGACGATTTACATGCTAATGGACAATTTACTTTAGGTGAAAATATTGCCGATCAAGGAGGTTTACAAGTGTCGTATTATGCATTTATGAAAACAAAACAGGCACAATCGAATGAAATGATTGATGGATTTACTCCTCAACAGCGTTTCTTCCTTGCTTATGCAAATCTTTGGGCCGGCAATATCAGAGATGCAGAAATCAGACGTTTGACAAAAATAGATCCTCATGCTTTAGGCAGATGGCGTGTTGATGGTGCTTTACCTCATGTGGAAGCGTGGTACAAAGCCTTTAATATAACAGAAAAAGACTCTCTTTACTTACCTGTAGAAAAACGTTCGTCTATTTGGTAATTATTGATGTATTTCGATATAAATAGAGAAAATCTCCTATGAATTCATTTTCATGGGAGATTTTTGCTTATAAAGAGTCGAAAAGACTCATTTCTGAAAAAATAACATTTTTTTTATCAATAATTAGATAACTCTTTTTAGATTTGTGGGCTATTTTTTTATAAATTATAGTACAGACACGCGTTAAGTGATTAATACTAAATATTTTATGTGTATGAAAAGATTGTTACTATCAATGTTTTTACTCGGAATGCTAGGTATTTCGGGTTCTTATGCTCAAAGTAAGGCTACTACCGATCCAGTTATTAGCAGGAGGATTGAGGCATTAAAGAAACAAGAAGCCGAGAAAATTGAAAAATTGAAAACTGAAGCACTTGAAAAATCAGAAAAAGCTCATCGGGAGGCAGATAAAAAGGCACAAAAGGAATCTGAAAAAATAAGAGATAAAGCATATAAGCAAGCTGCAAAATATCATGAAGAATCGGAGAAAAAAATAGCAAAAGTTCGACAAAAAACAGCAAGTAAGATACTTGCATTGTAAATTAACAAAGTAAATGTTGTTATTTGACAACTTTGGCTGACCGAAAATAATTTTACATAAAAATAGGAGAAAGAAAATGTCGTTATGATATTTTCTTTCTCTTTCTTTTGTGGGTATGTTTAATAGCATGTTTGGTGATATTTGTGACATAATGATATTTTTATTGGTTTTTATATCTTATATTTGTGTCATAATAATAAAAATAAACGTTTAATCATTTAAATAAATATCATTATGAAAGCAAATGTTTTTACTTCAGTTATTGTTGCTCTGTTTTTATTTGCAATTAATTCTAGCGTGGTAAAAGCAGATTCAGATGCAGTATTGTATCATAATGTTGAAAAGACAGAAAATGTAGTTTCTACTACTTATTTTAAAGGAGATGTTCAAAATAACAATCTTGTACCTTTCAAAAAGAAAGTAAACACATTGAATGAACAAGGCGCATTTGTGTCTAAAGTTACTTATATATGGAATGAATCAAATAAAAGCTGGACACCTTCTAATAAGATGGTTTATACATATGATGGAGCCAAGGTGATGAGTGTATCTCGTTCTGATTGGAATGAAAAGACTAAGAAATGGAACGAACCAGAGAAAGCTTCTTATAGTTATAATGAAGACGGCACATGTATACAATAATCATCTTTTCACAAATTATATATATTAATAGAAGTATGGAAGAGTAGGTATCATTAGATAGCTACTCTTTCTTTTTGCTGTGCTTTAGGTAATCGTCTTCAAAAAAATAGGTCTCATTGTCGAGATGGAATCGTATTGTATTGATTATATCTTCTTCTTTATACTCTGATATTTCATTAATTATATCATCGATAGAGTAATTCTTGTAAGTTATTAATTGTCCTATTTTTTCTGATATATCATTAAATTTGTAATTATTGAGGCCTGTATCAGATTTAGCAAGGCATACGTCACACTGTCCGCAATCTTTACTCTTACCCTCTCCAAAATAGCTCAACAGCATTCTACTGCGACAAATGTCATTGCGTTCGGCATATTCGGTAATTCCTTTAATTCGTTTCTCGAATCTCTTTTTCCTTACTTCATATACAGTTTGAGAAATTACCAGATATTTTATGGAAACTCTGGGTTGTTTATAAATTATAAAAGGAGTCTTTTTAAAAGGTATATATTCTATTATTCGCTTTTTAGCCAATATTTTAAGCATCTGATAGACTTCTGTTCTGCTCTTTTTGAGATGTAATGCAATTGTTCCTTCATTTATAGTTACATAGTCAGCGAATATACCGGTATATAATCTCAATACTACATTTATAAGATGCTCGTATTCCGGAGAAAACTCATATTTATATAGTTCATCCCGATAGATAGAGAAGATTACTCTCGATTGATTATCGGTTTCATCTGTGTATTCGATATATCCGGCCAACTCTATTATCTTTAGAGCATTATGGGTCGGGATAAGAGGGTACTTATAAATGGAACAGAATTGATGTAAACTGAAGTCGTAGACTGAGTTAAGACCAAACCCTTCGGCTATTTGAAAAAAATATGCAAGAGATTCATATACACGTATTACAAATTCACGTTCAGGAAATTCATCATCAATACGTTTCTTAAGTTTTGTGCTGTCTGTTTTAGAATATAGTATAGCAGCATAAGCCTTTTGTTCGTCTCTGCCTGCACGTCCTGCTTCTTGATAATATTCTTCGATAGAATTGGGTAAGTCTATATGCACTACAACACGAACATCGGGTTTGTCAATTCCCATACCGAAAGCATTAGTCGAAACTATAATCCGGCATTCGTTATTCTTCCAGGCATTTTGTTTACGAGTTTTATCATCGCTACTCAATCCGGCATGGTAGAAATCGGCAGAAAGCCCTTGTTGTATTAGTTCTGTAGCTATTTCTTTTGTCCGTAATCGACTACGCACATATACGATAGCACTTCCCTTGATTTTAGATAGAATTTTTATGAGTGATTCGGTTTTATTATCACTTTCACGAACTATATAGGATAGATTTTTTCGTTCGAAGCTTTTTCTGAAAACATTCTTTTCTTTGAATCCCAGAATGTTTTGAATGTCATCGGTGACTTCGGGCGTTGCAGTAGCTGTAAGTGCCAAGACAGGAACATTTGGGAGCTCCTTTCGTATATCTGCAATATTCATATATGACGGGCGGAAGTCATATCCCCATTGTGAGATACAGTGAGATTCGTCAATAGCCAAAAGACACACATTCATACTCCGAATTTTAGTAAGGAATAGCTGTGTACCTAATCGTTCAGGTGATATATAAAGAAATTTGTAATCACCCAAGATCGCATTATCCAATGTTATCATTATCTCATTGTGAGACATCCCTGAATATATAGATAATGCTTTTATGCCTTTTTCTTTCAGGTTATCTACCTGATCTTTCATTAGGGCAATAAGGGGGGTAATAACAAGGCAAATACCATCCATAGCCAAAGCAGGAACCTGAAAAGTAATAGACTTTCCTCCTCCTGTAGGCATAAGACCTAAAGTGTCTTTTCCTGAAAAGACACTTTTGATGATATCTTCCTGTAAAGGTCTGAATTCAGAATATCCCCAGTATTCACGTAGTATTTTATGAAAAATATTCAATTCAGTTATTCAGAATATTTTTAGAGGTTCGACATTGAACGCACTAATACTTTGGCTTTATTATTTTCTTTTTCTAAGGCTTTTAAGATTTTCTTATCGTTAAAATCCGAAAAGTGGTAAGGATAAAGATAGATTGGAGATACTTTTTGTACAGCATCTACAAACATTTCATCTGTCATAGTATAAGGCGTGTTCTTGGGTAAGAAAGCTATATAAATATCCTTTAATTGTTTCATTTCGGGAATATTTTCGGTATCACCTGCTACATACACTTTTTCGCTGCCAAAAGTAAGTACATAACCATTACCTCTGCCTTTAGGATGATAAAATTCACCATCGGAGTTTTTGCTGACAATATTGTATGCAGGAACAGCCTGAATATCGATTCCTTCAAAAACCGTTTTATCTCCATTGTTTAGAACTTCTCCGTAAGTTAGAGAATCGGCACATACCTTAGAAACGATAAAACGAGTATTCGCTTTTTTTATTTGCTCAATAGCATTTATATCGAAGTGATCAGAATGCTCATGGGTAAGTAATATTAAATCAGCCTTAGGTAGTTTCGAATAATCGGCAACCTTCGAGTATGGGTCTACATGTATGACTTTTCCATTAATTGTAAAGATCAGAGATGCGTGTCCTACTACGGTAACGTTAAGCTCTCCCATTTTGGTGAGGTAGCTGTCCGATGGGAGTGATTGGGGTTGAGACTGAGTTTCTTCCATATTTGTATTATTTTCAGAAACATTACTTGTATCTTCTACTTTTTTTCCGCTATTACATGCAGTTGCGCAAGAAAATATTGCTACTGCACCGAGAAGCATGATCAAATCTCTCATATGCTGTTATTTTATTATTGTATTAAGAAAATTGTCCTTTATCTATATCTTTTATATAAAGTTGCGTATTTGTTTTTCCATTATGAACGTTTTCTTCTAATGTATAACAAATATCAAAAAGATCATTTTTAATCATAGTAAAACTTCCACTCTGTCTGAAAGCAATACCATGTATGGGGGTATTGAGTGATGAATCGACCATATCTAGTTTGATATGTAAAGAATCTTTTCCTACTAACTTACTGTTTCCGTAATCTTCAACATCTTTAGATACGAAGATAGGATTTAGATTTTCGGGACCGAAAGGGGCAAATTGCTCTAAATCGGATACAAATTTATTATTGATATCGATGAAATCTAATTCAGCATTAATGTCGATTTGAGGACGCATCATTTCGGGTGCAATTAGCTCTACAGACATGGCTTCGAAACGACGTCTGAATTCTTGCAGATTTTCCTCTTTCAACGAAAGACCTGCTGCATAAGTATGACCTCCAAAATTTTCGAGTATATCTTTACACGCTTCAATTGCTTTGTATACATCAAAACCCATAACCGAACGTGCCGATCCTGTAACGAGATTGTTCGATTTGGTAAGAACAACAGCTGGGCGATAGTATTTCTCAGT encodes:
- a CDS encoding MBL fold metallo-hydrolase; amino-acid sequence: MRDLIMLLGAVAIFSCATACNSGKKVEDTSNVSENNTNMEETQSQPQSLPSDSYLTKMGELNVTVVGHASLIFTINGKVIHVDPYSKVADYSKLPKADLILLTHEHSDHFDINAIEQIKKANTRFIVSKVCADSLTYGEVLNNGDKTVFEGIDIQAVPAYNIVSKNSDGEFYHPKGRGNGYVLTFGSEKVYVAGDTENIPEMKQLKDIYIAFLPKNTPYTMTDEMFVDAVQKVSPIYLYPYHFSDFNDKKILKALEKENNKAKVLVRSMSNL
- a CDS encoding DUF3836 domain-containing protein; this translates as MKANVFTSVIVALFLFAINSSVVKADSDAVLYHNVEKTENVVSTTYFKGDVQNNNLVPFKKKVNTLNEQGAFVSKVTYIWNESNKSWTPSNKMVYTYDGAKVMSVSRSDWNEKTKKWNEPEKASYSYNEDGTCIQ
- a CDS encoding ATP-dependent DNA helicase RecQ, whose translation is MNIFHKILREYWGYSEFRPLQEDIIKSVFSGKDTLGLMPTGGGKSITFQVPALAMDGICLVITPLIALMKDQVDNLKEKGIKALSIYSGMSHNEIMITLDNAILGDYKFLYISPERLGTQLFLTKIRSMNVCLLAIDESHCISQWGYDFRPSYMNIADIRKELPNVPVLALTATATPEVTDDIQNILGFKEKNVFRKSFERKNLSYIVRESDNKTESLIKILSKIKGSAIVYVRSRLRTKEIATELIQQGLSADFYHAGLSSDDKTRKQNAWKNNECRIIVSTNAFGMGIDKPDVRVVVHIDLPNSIEEYYQEAGRAGRDEQKAYAAILYSKTDSTKLKKRIDDEFPEREFVIRVYESLAYFFQIAEGFGLNSVYDFSLHQFCSIYKYPLIPTHNALKIIELAGYIEYTDETDNQSRVIFSIYRDELYKYEFSPEYEHLINVVLRLYTGIFADYVTINEGTIALHLKKSRTEVYQMLKILAKKRIIEYIPFKKTPFIIYKQPRVSIKYLVISQTVYEVRKKRFEKRIKGITEYAERNDICRSRMLLSYFGEGKSKDCGQCDVCLAKSDTGLNNYKFNDISEKIGQLITYKNYSIDDIINEISEYKEEDIINTIRFHLDNETYFFEDDYLKHSKKKE